A part of Geothrix oryzae genomic DNA contains:
- a CDS encoding patatin-like phospholipase family protein — MPQPFRILSIDGGGIRGLIPALVLAELERQTGRAVADCFDLIAGTSTGGILALGLAAPGQGGRPRYSARDLAGLYLKEGTRIFDENLWRHLTNPMGLRAAKYPSDGLEGVLKQYFGETRLKEALTEVLVTAYDLEKRDAFFYRRRRAQEDARYDVPLRVAARATSAAPTYFEPALVPWPGERDVLVDGGVFANNPAMCAYAEAWQTLGKTGRSAEDLLLVSLGTGLYAKPYRYEEARGWGVAGWARPVLDVIFDGVADTVDYQLRQLLPAREDGTPRYHRFQADLDAGLREMDDASPEHLEGLRRAAEGILKRQAAEVEALAKLLRGVVPTS; from the coding sequence ATGCCCCAACCCTTCCGCATCCTGTCGATCGACGGCGGCGGCATCCGCGGCCTCATCCCGGCGCTGGTGCTGGCGGAGCTGGAGCGGCAGACGGGCCGGGCGGTGGCGGACTGCTTCGACCTCATCGCGGGTACCAGCACGGGCGGCATCCTGGCCCTGGGGCTCGCGGCGCCGGGGCAGGGCGGGCGGCCCCGCTACTCCGCCCGGGATCTGGCCGGACTCTACCTGAAAGAGGGAACGCGGATCTTTGACGAGAACCTCTGGCGCCACCTCACGAACCCCATGGGGCTGCGGGCCGCGAAATATCCATCGGACGGCCTCGAGGGCGTGCTCAAGCAGTACTTCGGGGAGACCCGCCTCAAGGAGGCCCTCACCGAGGTGCTGGTGACGGCCTATGATCTGGAGAAACGGGATGCCTTTTTCTACCGCCGTCGCAGGGCCCAGGAGGATGCCCGCTACGATGTGCCCCTGCGCGTGGCGGCCCGCGCCACCAGCGCGGCTCCCACCTACTTCGAGCCCGCCCTGGTGCCGTGGCCCGGAGAGCGCGATGTGCTCGTGGATGGAGGCGTCTTCGCCAACAACCCGGCCATGTGCGCCTATGCCGAGGCGTGGCAGACGCTGGGAAAGACCGGCCGTTCCGCGGAGGACCTCCTCCTTGTGTCCCTGGGCACCGGACTCTATGCCAAGCCCTACCGCTACGAAGAGGCGAGGGGCTGGGGCGTGGCCGGGTGGGCCAGACCCGTGCTGGATGTGATCTTCGATGGTGTGGCCGACACGGTGGACTACCAGCTCCGCCAGCTGCTGCCCGCCCGCGAAGACGGCACGCCGCGCTATCACCGCTTCCAGGCCGATCTCGACGCGGGGCTCCGCGAGATGGACGACGCCAGCCCGGAGCATCTGGAGGGGCTGCGGCGCGCGGCCGAAGGCATCCTCAAGCGCCAGGCCGCGGAAGTGGAAGCCCTGGCGAAGCTGCTTCGGGGTGTTGTTCCGACTTCTTAG